A region from the Nematostella vectensis chromosome 13, jaNemVect1.1, whole genome shotgun sequence genome encodes:
- the LOC5513386 gene encoding protein phosphatase 1 regulatory subunit 3B, whose protein sequence is MERVKRASSVRGRLDFNVDEEENSHSILRKHQSLPPKRKNVHFADGFGKPLVSVYSDEEFNMHVALAMTKRELQKYQKILNICFSQPVALEGFKLRLENEFVCMENASTSRNTIMGTIKVKNISYHKEVLVRYTLDSWHSFTDVPASYVLDSFDGNSDRFSFAVTIPEYFMASGGNIDFAICFRADGKEFWDNNSGQNYKVECRDDGSKMAGPSVNGF, encoded by the coding sequence ATGGAGCGTGTTAAACGAGCTTCATCTGTTCGAGGTCGACTTGACTTCAATGTTGACGAGGAAGAAAACAGTCACTCCATTCTCCGCAAACACCAGTCCCTTCCACCAAAAAGGAAGAATGTCCACTTTGCTGATGGCTTTGGGAAGCCTTTAGTTTCAGTGTACAGCGATGAGGAGTTTAATATGCACGTTGCCTTAGCTATGACTAAGCGCGAACtacaaaaatatcaaaagatCTTGAATATTTGCTTCTCTCAACCTGTGGCTTTGGAGGGTTTCAAACTTCGACTCGAAAATGAATTTGTCTGTATGGAAAACGCCTCAACATCACGCAATACCATCATGGGTACTATCAAGGTGAAGAATATTTCTTATCATAAGGAAGTTTTGGTGAGATATACACTAGACTCTTGGCACTCGTTCACAGATGTCCCCGCGAGCTACGTCCTGGATTCGTTTGATGGTAATTCTGATCGCTTCTCTTTTGCAGTGACAATTCCAGAGTATTTTATGGCTTCTGGGGGAAATATTGATTTTGCAATTTGCTTTAGAGCCGATGGTAAAGAGTTCTGGGATAATAATTCTGGACAGAACTATAAAGTCGAATGCAGAGACGACGGATCCAAAATGGCGGGCCCGTCTGTGAATGGCTTCTGA
- the LOC116618830 gene encoding formin-like protein 18 → MSEPPPPGTQPPGQGGYPGYNQPPPGHYPAPGQPGGYYPPPGGYQQPPPGGYAPPPYVPQEGGGIPPQNHPLTNYPAPPPQGYAPPPGGYPGAPPAGGYPGAPPPGGYPGGPPPANYPPPPGAGGYYPPPGQQPGGYYPPPGGYPGGHPGGAAHGGYGGPTAAGNASESDSDDEDYGPHSVEERNHLNVTFVNRSGRKVIIYQIDKKGRFKKLCKVKDGKNISTDTFETTHFTALDPKGKTGLIIGVNTIYIATPDHSGSKHVTVEVKKEPEDIGRMKSKTEATAPVQVKFINQTGRKVRLEWINTKGHRESKKELRKGRCWRVNTMEGHCWLCCDPRDEDDLLFLNFGSFYWPTRTNQPIQKVYLTEDPWDDSGSSGSSSSSD, encoded by the exons ATGTCAGAGCCACCTCCCCCTGGTACTCAACCGCCTGGTCAAGGAGGGTACCCTGGGTACAACCAGCCCCCCCCTGGACATTACCCTGCTCCTGGGCAACCAGGGGGGTATTACCCACCGCCTGGAGGTTACCAGCAGCCTCCCCCTGGAGGATATGCTCCACCACCG TATGTGCCTCAAGAGGGCGGAGGTATTCCCCCACAGAACCACCCATTGACTAACTACCCTGCTCCACCTCCTCAGGGATACGCCCCTCCTCCTGGAGGGTACCCTGGAGCTCCTCCCGCAGGGGGGTACCCAGGGGCTCCTCCCCCAGGGGGGTACCCTGGTGGTCCACCGCCTGCCAATTACCCT CCCCCCCCTGGCGCAGGAGGATATTACCCACCGCCAGGTCAGCAACCAGGGGGGTACTATCCTCCCCCTGGGGGGTACCCTGGTGGACATCCTGGTGGCGCAGCTCATGGGGGATATGGAGGTCCTACTGCTGCTGGAAAT GCATCTGAAAGtgacagtgatgatgaggatTATG GGCCTCACTCAGTGGAAGAGAGGAATCACTTGAATGTAACATTTGTGAACAGATCTGGGCGAAAAGTGATCATTTACCAGATTGACAAGAAAGGACGTTTTAAGAAG CTTTGTAAAGTGAAGGATGGTAAAAATATCAGTACCGACACCTTTGAGACAACCCATTTCACTGCACTGGATCCCAAGGGGAAAACGGGGCTGATAATTGGTGTGAATACCATATACATTGCCACTCCTGATCACTCAGGGTCTAAACATGTGACAGTGGAAGTCAAGAAGGAACCAG AGGATATTGGCAGGATGAAATCCAAGACAGAGGCCACAGCACCAGTCCAGGTCAAATTTATCAACCAGACAGGACGAAAGGTGAGGCTTGAGTGGATTAACACCAAGGGTCATCGGGAGAGCAAGAAGGAGCTCAGGAAAGGAAG GTGCTGGCGGGTTAACACAATGGAGGGACATTGCTGGCTCTGTTGCGACCCGCGTGACGAAGATGACCttctgtttttaaattttggcTCCTTTTACTGGCCCACACGCACCAACCAGCCAATCCAAAAGGTTTACCTTACTGAAG ACCCTTGGGATGATAGCGGAAGCAGTggaagcagcagcagcagtgACTAG